TTCGTATTCAACGATAAGTAAGATTAATTATGTAgtcgaaattaaataattgaaattaatcgataatcGATCTACACTATGATCTACTTCAACCTTAATCATACGTTAATCTACAATGTGTGTGCCTATAtctaaaagtaatttttctattatatcgtattacttGTATCTTAAATGACACAACtgctattaaatttataatatcgattcAGAAGCAGTGGAAGTGATAGTTTAAGATAGATTAAGGAAATTGGACAAAATGATGTATTAAACGTGACTAATCGTAGGTACGTACCATGGTGACCAAAGGTGGAGTCTAAGTCGACCTTAAGCTCGTCCTTATCGAGAAGCTTATCATGCCTAGGTGAATGTCCACCCGCACCCGTTCCTTTCATACTTCGAAAATACTGAGACCATCTTGTTCTACCTGCATCTTTCTTCAGTCTCTTCTCTTTTGCTCTCCTGGGAAAAGAGGAGAGGAATATAAGATAAATCTCCATTCTTGAACAAGTACAAAAGCGACGAACGTTTAACTTTTACGTGTGACCTTGGGCTTAGGATTTGTTAGAAACTACTTAGGTAAGCTATTACAATACAGTATCCGGTGTAAATCATACGTAAATAAGAggtactttttaaattacagtACATTTAAGTTTGGAGGGTTGGAATCACAAATAAAGTTGAAAGTAAATTctgttaaattataatacttgtACCTTCGTTGAATCTGAACGATGATCCGTAGTACGAGATTTACTCGATATCGCAAGGCAAATATctattaatatgtatacaaaacaaaaataagtGATATTGCGATAACATTTTTTGCCATATACTAAGCGAGTAAGTGACGCAGGAAAACCCACTTCAATTTCACGGAAGAGAGCCTCGAGAGAGTGACTCTACAGAGTTAAAGTATTCCACACGTGctaatttttaagatttttacGGTATTTTATCGGCGGTCATTGATGACATAAATTGCGATAATAATACTTTGTACCGAGATTGTCACAGTTTTCCCCGTTTTCAACACGAAGCCATAGGATTATGGTATACGAGCGAATAGAATCgataaagtaatttttcttaagTTATGTGCAACGTTGTACACAACGATGTTCTCGATAGAGATAACGAGAAGTCgaattggaagaaaaatctTAGATTAGTGTGATAACCGACGATCCATGTCTGCCATAGATACGTTATGAATAATGTTGCTGTTTTTCAAAActtgataaataattcaattattcgaataatttacaatCTTCAGTCTCAAGTAgcgattttaataataacttaCAAACACTTATGTTGCAGGCAATTTTTCAAAGTGCGATAAAAATCAACTTAATACGATATTCCAATTACAGCTACAAACTACGATATGTACGTACTTGGTTACTATACGGATAAGTaccattttcataatttacgTACAGATTAAAACATTGCTCGAAAGTTTACGTGTCCCTTTCTCCtcgttattttcatttaattttattctcatttGAGTATCTTTTTAAAGATACATTACGACCTTAGAAAACTACATTTgatagattaaaaaattagccACGATCGTGTAGCGGGTGTAccttatattatacaatgtgtcaaaaaaaaaaaacgattctacgtgaaaAGATAAgtcgaaaaataataagaagagAATTCTTCCAAATGGGATtttgttttcgaaaaaaattcATCTTGAACGTTCTTCTGGAACGTGTGTACTTAACTATATCGTGATCGGGAGGTTCCATTATGTCTGTCCTTCGTAAATAGCATTAATATCACAAGTATAGTTGATTTCTTATCAGGCTTTGTGCAAAATAAGCCGTCGACTATAATAAGACGAGTAGTTTTTAAGATTTACCTTACTAATGCACAGATAAATCTATTATGCAGccttttaaatgtattttatatctttaattcTTCGAACTTTTAACCACCGAAGGAGAATATTCAAAATCGATCTTCTCCAAAACGATACGTTATATctacgaacaaattttattctacttttTCGTATAGAATCACTCCCTTTCCGCTTCGTAATTACTACGATACCCTGTGTTTCTTTATACTCGTGAGAAATATTCTGCTGCACGGAATATTGAAATTGTCAATTCTCGAACGAATACTTGATCGTTCGCGAATTGaacttgaattttattaaatacatcgATGAACATACGTACCTGTTTTGGAACCAAACTTGAACCACGCGCATGTCGAGTCCTGTATCCTGAGAAAGTTGCTCTCGCACGTGTCTCGCTGGCTTAGGACTGGTATTGTACGCTAATTTTAAAGTTTCCAACTGCTTCGCTGTGATCGTGGTCCTTGGCCTTTTGTTTGGTTGGTCACCGTCTATGCTTCCTCCGTCTGCCAATTCTATGATATAAAAGAATCAATAATAGATACAAGTGGTTTAAACGTCTGAAAGTAACTCTGTTAGCGCAATCTGAGGATCGTAGAAGAAAAGACtggattgtaaaataataaaaatatatggaagCAAGTACAACGTACATATACGTTACCTTTTGCCTTCGCCTGCTCGTAGTCGGGTTTACAAACGAGCTTTCTATCTTCCATGAGGTAGAACTCGTCCCCAGTGTCCAACTGTCGAGAGCAAAGGGCGCACGAGAAACAAGTTAGATGGTAGATCAATTCTTGCGCCCTACGCACGACTTGCGACGGTGCCAATCCTTGGCCGCAGCCCGCGCATTTCGTCCCAAAACGCCTGCCATACCAACAACATACAACATTTTCACATTACGTTCGCGTATTAATTGCAGCAACATCTCGTTCGATCAAGGTTGCACCGCCTTGAAAAACAGGGAATATCAAGTATAACCgtttaaagatatttcataaaaatacgaatgtaGAGCGCGGTCAGGAACGATTTTTTGACGTTCTATTAATCGGAATTTGATTCTCAGTTTTCTTTCTTACCACGAATGAACGATAAATATACGGATTGCTTAGAACGACGACAATGACGCGACGCAAACAACGCAGCCGCACAAATATCACCCCTTGGCGTAATAACAACGTTCTTCCTAGGAAAGTCGAAAAGGTACTTTTGCGCTTGACCATTATCCGTACTCTTATGGCTTCGCTGCGCGTGAACGTATGTCGCGTTTCGTTTccaaaatgaaaattgagaaGGAAAAGTCAGCGTTTTTAATACGCGGGAAGTGGATATTCGAAAGGACATTAGAACAGAATCAAACGCAATTGAAACgcacaaattttcaaagttgaATAATCCCTGAACATCGTAAGCGCTCTGTAGAATTCTATATTGGTCGGTTCGAAGGGAATAAGGAACAAATTGTTCGCGCGAGTACCAGTATGATCGATTTTCGTTGCTTTGCCGCACtgtataattagaaaaagatgTGTTTTGTGACGAAATTGGTAAACTTCGATAGCACATCGAAGAGGctgattttgaaatatataagcaACAGGTCCGGAAAACAGGTCGGAAATGccgatattataaaatgtcaCTGGGGCCCTATGATCGCCTGACCTATCCCGTTTAGACCTTTCCCTTTATCATTGCATGCCATTAAGTTGGGCAATTTAAACGAGTAGCTCGATGCACGTAAGCAGTTGATTAACGAAACTACTGTATCAGCTgctgtattaatatttaagatagaACAATCTTGCTGTTAATGAAACGCTTTTCTGCCTTTATAGAGACACGAggttatttcgaataaaagaattatcgGTAGAATTTGTCCATGTTAAGTACAATTACGCGCGATATCAGGTAAATAACGAAAATTAGAGTAGTTTGAATACGATGGATTATTTACTCATGCTACggtttatatattaataaatacatttttatatccgCGAAACGGAGACAAAGCAATCCATGGAGTATTTACCTTTGTCTTATTGTTAGAACGATTTGACAATTTTGACAAAGTCAATTTGATCAAGAAATTATCTACATAAAAGTATCATAGGAGATTGTCGAAGTCTGCCACAAAGTTGCCACGTTCTTAAAATTTCGTCCTTTCAATTTTACTCAATTTTATCTCAGCGAAGAAAAGTTTATTTCGTCGGAAGAGCAGCATCTTAATGATCCCTTTGGCATAAAATCGGAACGAGATATCACACGCGTTGGTAATTATTCGCGAATGGTAATTAAAGGTAACTGAAAGAACGGAGCAAagttaaatagaaattgtttcagaattaaattaacgatatttaacaatatttccAGAGGTTTCCTCTTAATACgagttttgtaattttcttcgcgTTCACTTTTCTTTGCGCTTCTTTAACATAAACGCAACTATTCGTTGGGAGAAAATAATGTACACGTTCGAGATTAATCGCGAAGCTTGCAGTCGACGTTACATGCAAGGAACAAGTGCTTCGTCAAACTCGAACGTTGCTCGTAATGCCTCTGAACGCACGAGCGAGTTCGCCAGTTTCCCTGAAAATTCCTGAACCTTAGGAAAAGTGGAATACCACCGAGAAAGGTAGGACGAAGGGGAAAGAGGGTGAGTTCCTTCGATTTGGCTCGCAGGAGAAGAAAGATGGCGTCTCGTCCTTGCGAAGGCGTGGGTAGATGAGAAAAGGCACTCTTTTCTCACACAATCGATATCAGTTGCCGGATATATATGCGCGTTTGATCCAACttgtttctcatttttctatCAGACACgtccatttttttattatctaccGAGAATAATGCGGGCTTTCGGTTCCGTAGGTGCAATTTTTACAAGCGATAAGTAACAGTTGATAAGCGTTTTATACGTTTTCGCTATCTGTTTAGATAATATCTTAAAAAAACATTGCACTACAGTACGTcgatacaattacgtaataatttaccGTACGTAGATCACCCGATGGTTCACACGCTTGTAACGCGCAATagtaaaatatgttaaataaacGACGGTCTTGTCGTGCGTGTAACGTACGATACGTACACGGGTATAcagtatgtaaaaatattaaaaattatttttatcattatagtTTAGTTTTACGATTTATACTTTGGATCGTCGTAAACGTGTAAATAGGTTGGTAGATTAACAGCattgttaatatattatataaacagGCTGGTAGCGGCTAGCTGGTAACGTATGACCGCTTGTTAGTATGTCTTCTTTGAATAGAATAgcgaaaaattcttttagcgtctatatatgtatacaggtgtatacatgtatcttgctattttattttgctgCATTTTAGGTAAGAAATACGtggaacaaaaaatattaaaaattatttttatcattctaGTTTAGTTTTACGATTTATACTTTGGATCGTCGTAAACGTGTAAATAGGTTGGTAGATTAACAACattgttaatatattatataaacagGCTGGTAGCGGCTAGCTGGTAACGTATGACCGCTTGTTAGTTCGACAAATATACGTAgcttacattttattaatcgaaCGTTTGTCACAACGAGAACAGACGGAATGTATGTAGatcgaaatatattatatataagtattaaaattaaaactttattttcaaacacACGCACGTACATTCTTAACATTTTCTTATATcgtgtatacgtatgtatatacgaGACTGGACgtaaaattaatcaaagtaCCAGTATCTGTGTGTATTTTTATCAACGAATGAGATACCGATTATGAATTATATCCCGAGTTTTATcgcaaatgtataaaataattttcgatcgCGTGCTCTGATAGAAATACGAGAAGCCTGAAAAAATGTCGAAATTGACGAtcttttgaaaattgaaattccgtTGGTAGAAAAATGCGAGCGACAGGTAGAgcgtgataaaaataattgttggTACTTACTTGAAGAAGTCGTCCTTGCAAAAGACATGGCCGTTTCTTGCGAAACATTTATCAGTCAATCTTGCACCACAATCCCGGCACGTGAGGCACCTTGCATGCCAACACCTTTCCAGAACTCTCAGAACGTATTTGTCCAAAATCGCTTCCTGACAGCCTCCGCATTTTGGTATCGAAGCTGTAACATTCGATGGAAGATCGTTTAGTACTTAAAGGTGTCGTTAAAAGTATCCGTCAGAAACGCGAGTAGTTGGAACTTGCTATAACTTTAACTATACGTTCTACGACATAATCTTAACAATAagatctttaaataaattgcgaTTGTTTATTAGCTTCACAATTGGAATCGTAATAAATTCAAGTCGAAAGACGATCAGAGTCTAAAGTTTCAGATCTAGTGAAACTACATAACGAGAGCGATAttgagagaaagaagaaacaggtTATTGAAATGTCATAATTGCGACAGCACcttacgatataatataagtttTCGTAAATGAGAACGTACCACTGACTATACACTTTAACTTCAAGTTAAGTCATCGCTAACTTAActatatttacgatttaagTTAACTATAATACGAATTACACGTACAATGTC
This Bombus pascuorum chromosome 1, iyBomPasc1.1, whole genome shotgun sequence DNA region includes the following protein-coding sequences:
- the LOC132911266 gene encoding LIM/homeobox protein Lhx3; protein product: MSAAVQPVATLPTLPSSGPPPHNPLHHTPGGLALPPLGSAPVMMPRPPTTTMPSLGPSLPPSHQDAADLAEAAPNQDVLLALLARNKNLEERKIKTPSCFPIKEEPSIPKCGGCQEAILDKYVLRVLERCWHARCLTCRDCGARLTDKCFARNGHVFCKDDFFKRFGTKCAGCGQGLAPSQVVRRAQELIYHLTCFSCALCSRQLDTGDEFYLMEDRKLVCKPDYEQAKAKELADGGSIDGDQPNKRPRTTITAKQLETLKLAYNTSPKPARHVREQLSQDTGLDMRVVQVWFQNRRAKEKRLKKDAGRTRWSQYFRSMKGTGAGGHSPRHDKLLDKDELKVDLDSTFGHHDLSNDSYGTVVNMGLDGEGASPGGGGNGAGGGPPRSYLGATTPPYLSTSRSPSLPPQFPYPPDAGLSVYTTLGGTGGMVPGPASDLSNESSGGGGGGGGGGGGGYPDFPPSPDSWLGEPPPPHAHHHSHYAT